In Osmerus eperlanus chromosome 17, fOsmEpe2.1, whole genome shotgun sequence, a single genomic region encodes these proteins:
- the rhno1 gene encoding RAD9, HUS1, RAD1-interacting nuclear orphan protein 1, which yields MPRPRKSRKKSLLKSPLLFLEPPLDGARYYDVPQVQAALNPKSFASEEERQSNTALTSWVSPQFDQVQISAVPPRRGRKAKPATSMLDRSSQLSRKSSVCKFPSLSFENKTTSQDHQQKHAPGNKKKNTETVVGGRVVQQTSRQVQKSLPDTETPKCRPFLRKRTTKGSSLSRYMTHGIASTSCRGLEDQINPADHITAKQQNNPSCSSMTPGSENRYTPSMSNVFTPPDIETPELHQGGHSGPSTAFLDLLIHPSQPATPLHRQTLETLVGDTPEREYGVKVTWRRRQGLMKLLKERGKLSTSETLISI from the exons ATGCCCCGACCCCGTAAATCACGAAAAAAGTCATTGTTGAAGTCGCCCCTGTTATTTTTGGAGCCACCACTTGATGGAGCCAGATACTATGATGTACCTCAAGTCCAGGCAGCACTCAATCCCAAATCGTTTGCGTCAGAGGAGGAACGACAGAGCAACACGGCACTTACTTCTTGG GTGAGCCCACAGTTTGATCAAGTGCAGATTTCTGCAGTCCCACCAAGGCGAGGGAGGAAGGCCAAACCAGCAACAAGTATGCTGGACAGGAGTAGTCAATTGTCTAGGAAATCTAGCGTTTGCAAGTTCCCTTCCTTGTCCTTCGAAAATAAGACTACATCCCAGGATCACCAACAAAAGCATGCACCtggaaataagaaaaaaaacacagagacTGTCgttgggggcagagtggttcaACAGACCTCACGACAAGTCCAAAAGTCACTTCCGGACACTGAGACACCTAAATGTCGACCCTTTCTTAGGAAAAGGACCACTAAGGGGTCAAGTTTGTCTAGATACATGACACATGGAATTGCATCTACCTCCTGTAGAGGCTTAGAGGACCAAATAAATCCAGCTGATCACATTACTGCTAAGCAACAAAACAACCCCTCATGTTCTTCTATGACTCCTGGATCAGAAAACAGATACACCCCCAGTATGAGCAATGTTTTCACTCCACCTGATATAGAGACTCCAGAATTACACCAAGGAGGCCACAGTGGTCCCTCCACCGCCTTTCTGGATCTCCTAATACACCCATCCCAGCCAGCAACTCCTCTGCACAGACAGACCCTTGAGACTTTGGTGGGAGACACCCCAGAGAGGGAATATGGAGTGAAGgtgacatggaggaggaggcaagGACTAATGAAGCTGCTGAAGGAGCGAGGTAAACTTTCCACCTCAGAAACTCTAATTAGTATCTAA